The Paralichthys olivaceus isolate ysfri-2021 chromosome 9, ASM2471397v2, whole genome shotgun sequence genome contains a region encoding:
- the bicc2 gene encoding bicaudal C homolog 2 encodes MATTTTEESSPVPASVAPQQPDLETSVEPGSAVKPEPSEAQCDREGREDEEDAGGRSSVPGQESARGQSPDPEWLEERFRIDRKKLENMLYAPKHGDAETGEKFFERVMRETNTQVKWPSKLKIGAKSKKDPHVKVEGKRPNVLEAKKKILEVLETRVNKVTLKMDVAYTEHSHVIGKGGGNIKKVMEVTSCHIHFPDSNRHNATGEKSNQVSIAGPIEGVEEARTKIRDLQPLSLTFDLPVSLVPQSLPDAGSPLIQQVMQTLGVSVSFRAMPPQPQAQPPFYGSCCTVWGLQGNAAAVKKATCILMDLLLGSEVTGIVSSQLDVTSQQHLFLLGQNGAHFLSVMHQTQTQIILPDLSAPQSPPSLLIQGSPDGVCLARQQLMDCLPVCLMFDMREDGEVDPCKLAQMMQDLGVFISVKPKVKQTSKSVVVKGLERNISCLYEARRLLLGLDSCETAKLIEVTPDPMLSDSGLTNYWLNTLLQQLRLSEQGSVPAPTPEVLTGTKARPSPPPGLSSHADEGRTGLKGADSRPLEKILENEDQSGQSEDESSEVIMSSSEVRDAINSSISRLGLMARRGSLQGPEIVKSFGQGRRHSTGQALTYRLLNIETEGGRSEWRNSLRRDMMLAPDVRTDSSKAEDYDYEKKKLLATRAMQRKPVVTEVQTPTDTWSGLGFSKSMPAEAVKELRNIGRRSYKPYLSTSSSQQQSWAAQTGKMCNGSNSVNWRDRRGSASSYLPISSSSSSSSSSSSPSSPASTLSSSTSSFPDFVSSMKRGRNEKPSESYPSSSGSYFEGVCSSRRASTCSQRSPSPQITDDLPELLVQLGLIKYIDVFEQQEIDYQTFLTLSDEDLKEVGVSTFGARRKMLLAISDLTKSKRRLSDTPAVKPGYLEGGASGRLPRIMDLEVAAQSNRW; translated from the exons AtggccaccaccaccacagaggAGAGTTCTCCGGTCCCGGCCTCCGTAGCACCCCAGCAGCCTGACTTGGAAACTAGCGTAGAACCCGGCTCAGCGGTGAAGCCTGAGCCCAGCGAGGCCCAATgtgacagagagggaagagaagatgaggaggacgCGGGAGGAAGAAGCTCTGTGCCAGGGCAGGAGAGTGCAAGAGGGCAGAGTCCTGACCCGGAGTGGCTGGAGGAGAGGTTCAGGATCGACAGGAAGAAGCTGGAGAACATGTTGTATG CTCCAAAGCACGGAGATGCTGAGACGGGCGAGAAGTTTTTTGAGAGA GTGATGAGAGAAACCAACACTCAGGTGAAATGGCCGTCCAAGCTGAAGATTGGAGCCAAGTCAAAGAAAG ATCCACATGTGAAGGTGGAAGGGAAAAGACCCAATGTATTGGAAGCAAAAAAGAAGATCCTAGAAGTGCTGGAAACCAGG GTGAACAAGGTGACTCTGAAGATGGACGTGGCCTACACCGAGCACTCCCACGTCATCGGGAAAGGTGgtggaaacataaaaaaagtgATGGAGGTCACATCCTGTCACATCCACTTCCCTGACTCCAACCGCCACAATGCTACGGGAGAGAAAAGCAATCAG GTCTCCATCGCCGGGCCCATAGAGGGAGTGGAGGAAGCCAGGACGAAGATAAGA GACCTGCAGCCGCtgtccttgacctttgacctcccagTCAGTCTGGTGCCCCAGTCTCTGCCAGACGCGGGCTCACCACTCATCCAGCAGGTAATGCAGACTTTGGGGGTCAGTGTGAGCTTCAGGGCCATGCCCCCCCAGCCTCAGGCCCAGCCCCCCTTCTATGGAAGCTGCTGCACCGTCTGGGGCCTGCAGGGCAACGCAGCTGCTGTCAAG AAGGCGACTTGCATCCTGATGGACCTGCtgctggggtcagaggtcacaggtaTAGTGAGCAGCCAGCTGGATGTCACCTCTCAGCAGCACCTGTTCCTGTTGGGTCAGAACGGAGCTCACTTCCTGAGCGTCATGCACCAGACCCAGACCCAGATCATCTTACCAGACCTCAGTGCTCCGCAGAGCCCCCCCTCGTTGCTCATCCAGGGCAGCCCTGATGGAGTGTGTCTGGCACGGCAGCAGCTCATG GACTGTTTACCTGTGTGTCTGATGTTTGACATGCGTGAAGATGGAGAGGTAGATCCCTGTAAGCTGGCTCAGATGATGCAAGACCTGGGAGTCTTTATCAGTGTCAAGCCCAAAGTAAAACAGACCAGCAAG TCAGTGGTGGTCAAAGGGCTGGAACGGAACATCTCCTGTCTGTATGAGGCCCGTCGTCTGCTCCTGGGGCTGGATTCCTGTGAGACTGCCAAGCTAATTGAGGTGACCCCTGACCCCATGCTATCCGACAGCGGGCTGACCAACTACTGGCTTAACACGTTGTTGCAGCAGCTTCGACTGTCTGAGCAAG GTTCTGTTCCTGCTCCCACTCCAGAGGTGCTGACTGGTACCAAGGCCCGCCCCTCACCTCCACCGGGCCTTAGCTCTCATGCTGACGAGGGGAGGACAGGACTGAAGGGAGCAGACAGCCGGCCACTGGAGAAG ATCCTGGAAAATGAGGACCAGTCTGGTCAATCCGAGGATGAGAGCTCTGAAGTTATAATGTCATCATCTGAGGTGCGTGATGCAATtaacagcagcatcagcaggttGGGACTGATGGCTCGGAGGGGGAGTCTCCAGGGCCCCGAAATTGTCAAGAGTTTTGGCCAGGGCCGACGCCATTCAACAGGACAGGCGTTAACCTACAG ATTGCTGAACAtagagacggagggagggaggagtgaaTGGAGGAACAGCCTGAGGAGAGACATGATGCTGGCTCCGGATGTTCGCACTGACTCATCAAAGGCTGAG GATTATGACTATGAGAAGAAGAAACTACTGGCAACCAGAG CCATGCAGAGGAAACCTGTGGTCACTGAGGTCCAGACGCCCACAGACACTTGGAGTGGCCTTGGATTCTCCAAGTCGATGCCAGCCGAGGCCGTCAAAGAGCTCCGCAACATCGGCCGCCGCAGCTACAAGCCCTACctgagcaccagcagcagccagcAACAG tCATGGGCTGCTCAGACAGGGAAGATGTGTAATGGGAGCAACTCGGTGAACTGGAGGGACAGACGTGGATCTGCATCTTCCTACCTGCctatctcttcctcttcttcctcctcctcttcttcctcctccccctcatcaCCTGCCTCCACTCTCTCCTCGTCTACCTCCTCCTTCCCTGATTTTGTGTCGTCAATGAAAAGAGGCAGAAATGAGAAACCTT cGGAGAGCTACCcgagcagcagcggcagctaCTTTGAAGGCGTGTGTTCATCGAGGAGGGCTTCGACCTGCAGTCAGCGGAGCCCCTCCCCCCAAATCACAGACGACCTACCTGAGCTGCTCGTCCAACTCGGCCTGATCAAGTACATTGATGTGTTTGAACAACAAGAG ATTGACTACCAGACCTTCCTCACTCTGTCTGATGAGGATCTGAAGGAAGTGGGTGTCTCCACCTTTGGAGCCAGGCGCAAGATGTTATTGGCCATCTCAG ATCTCACCAAGAGCAAGAGGAGGCTCTCCGACACACCTGCTGTGAAACCTGGATACCTGGAGGGCGGTGCGAGTGGTCGACTGCCACGAATCATGGATCTAGAAGTTGCTGCTCAGAGTAACCGCTGGTGA
- the dele1 gene encoding death ligand signal enhancer produces the protein MWRVQGFVGRVLHRCHGSTSLRLPQNHHVEDEVFNSSTVLSTSRQSSDSSSQKEQDGERRKKQRTFQFGYAELPHYTVLDAVGWGAAAALFMQICRRIHSKFSSGTEPSPAPGALKAASSLNKCGYRILLEILSRRDVLPRGSNSLLCLEVVPERQSQDQAATQSSSSSGDDRLHSSSDDLTDHSSTSDHQRAVLNHDSPIPDLEESHLSASYPLQNDASQDNTETKDANEKDVLSDEERLAGATQNLRHVGNSSVSVILNIIGLESAKSETLDQAFSCFLAAAEQGYNKAQFNVGVCYEKGRGVGTDREKALYYYRQAAAGGHTQAQYRYAKLLLTSRGHQSLKELNTAIELLEQAAVAGLTKAQLCLASVYCQEPVRNESKSVQYLQMAAEKGDDTALLFLGQCYESGFGVQQNLKAAMEFYKRAAQAGNKQAQSLLTPPKDRDIRSEDAVLRSIRSAPVFSVADSRLQQQLSTLATGVPPATSHYATLPLLPHSWSTGSLCVPQLLSSTPLHFHPHSTEGGICQWTVGIG, from the exons ATGTGGAGGGTCCAGGGGTTTGTTGGCAGAG TTCTGCATCGATGCCATGGCAGCACCTCCCTGCGACTCCCACAGAACCACCACGTGGAGGATGAGGTCTTCAACAGCTCCACTGTCCTCTCCACCTCTCGACAATCCTCTGACAGCAG ctctCAGAAAGagcaggatggagagaggaggaagaaacagagGACCTTCCAGTTTGGCTACGCTGAGCTTCCACATTACACTGTGCTGGATGCTGTGGGATGG GGTGCAGCAGCGGCTCTGTTTATGCAGATCTGCAGGAGGATCCACTCTAAGTTCTCTTCAGGAACAGAACCCAGTCCAGCGCCTGGCGCCCTGAAAGCCGCCTCCTCGCTGAATAAGTGTGGCTACCGCATCCTTTTGGAGATCT TATCCCGGCGAGATGTCCTGCCCAGGGGGAGCAATAGTTTGTTGTGCCTGGAGGTCGTGCCAGAGAGACAGAGCCAAGATCAGGCTGCaactcagagcagcagcagttcagGTGACGACAGacttcacagcagcagtgacgATCTGACTGATCACAGCTCCACCTCTGACCACCAGAGGGCAGTCCTCAACCACGATTCACCCATAcctg ATTTAGAGGAATCACATCTGTCAGCATCCTATCCACTGCAGAATGATGCCAGCCAAGACAACACAGAGACTAAAGATGCTAATGAGAAG GACGTGTTGTCAGACGAGGAGAGGCTGGCAGGAGCAACACAGAACCTCAGACATGTTGGAAACAGCAGCGTCTCTGTCATCCTCAACATCATAG GTCTGGAAAGTGCCAAAAGTGAGACCTTGGACCAAGCTTTCAGCTGTTTTCTAGCTGCAGCTGAGCAGGGTTACAACAAAGCCCAGTTTAACGTTGGTGTGTGTTACGAGAAAGGCAGAGGAGTCGGCACggacagagagaag gcTCTGTATTATTACAGACAGGCAGCAGCTGGCGGTCACACACAAGCTCAGTACCGCTATGCAAAGCTGCtcctgaccagcagggggcatcAGAGTCTAAAGGAGTTGAACACAGCCATTGAGCTGCTGGAACAAGCTGCTGTAGCTGGACTCACTAAG GCTCAGCTCTGCCTCGCATCAGTCTACTGTCAGGAGCCAGTGAGAAACGAGAGCAAGTCCGTCCAATACCTGCAGATGGCAGCAGAGAAGGGG GATGACACCGCCCTGCTGTTCCTGGGTCAGTGTTATGAGAGCGGCTTCGGGGTGCAGCAGAACCTGAAGGCAGCGATGGAATTCTACAAACGAGCCGCTCAGGCAGGCAACAAGCAGGCTCAGAGCTTACTGACGCCTCCTAAAGACAGAGACATAAGAT ctGAAGATGCAGTGCTGCGCTCCATCCGTTCAGCTCCTGTCTTCTCTGTGGCCGATAGtcggctccagcagcagctctccacTCTGGCCACTGGTGTCCCTCCCGCCACCAGTCACTACGccaccctccccctcctgccTCACTCCTGGAGCACCGGGAGCCTGTGTGTCCCGCAACTACTGTCGTCCACACCTCTTCACTTCCATCCCCACAGCACAGAGGGAGGAATCTGCCAGTGGACTGTGGGGATTGGATAG